In a genomic window of Drosophila takahashii strain IR98-3 E-12201 chromosome 3L, DtakHiC1v2, whole genome shotgun sequence:
- the mnd gene encoding Y+L amino acid transporter 2 → MARVQASDSLIPRQVFEVPPAEPNNSTADSGSQGSGVKLKKQIGLLDGVAIIVGVIVGSGIFVSPKGVLRFSGSIGQSLIVWVLSGVLSMVGALCYAELGTMIPKSGGDYAYIGAAFGPLPAFLYLWVALLILVPTGNAITALTFAQYLLKPFWPSCEAPIGAVQLLAAAMICVLTLINCYNVKWVTRVTDIFTGTKVLALLVIVGAGVWWLFKGNTEYWEKPFSGGFHTPGYIALAFYSGLFSYSGWNYLNFVTEELKDPYQNLPKAICISMPVVTIIYTITNIAYFSVLSPDEILSSDAVAVTFGDKMLGCLSWIMPFAVACATFGSLNGAIFASSRLFFVGARNGHLPAAISLINVYCLTPVPSLIFLGVLTLLLLFINDIYVLINYVSYVEALFTLISVSGLLWMRYTQPKTERPIKVSLVLPIIYLIVCLFLVISSCAQEPFVVGVGTIIILSGVPVYYLTIHNPVKWLADTSQTINLWCSKFFICMPNQEKFD, encoded by the exons atggcgCGCGTTCAGGCCAGCGATTCGCTGATACCCCGCCAGGTGTTCGAGGTTCCTCCGGCGGAACCCAATAATTCCACGGCGGACAGCGGGAGTCAGGGTTCCGGGGTGAAGCTGAAGAAACAGATCGGCCTGCTGGACGGAGTGGCCATCATCGTGGGCGTCATCGTGGGATCCGGCATCTTCGTGAGTCCCAAGGGAGTGCTCAGGTTCTCCGGCTCCATCGGCCAGTCCCTCATCGTCTGGGTCCTCAGCGGAGTGCTCAGCATGGTGGGAGCCCTATGCTATGCGGAATTGG gcacGATGATACCCAAATCGGGAGGAGATTACGCTTATATAGGGGCTGCATTTGGCCCTCTGCCCGCGTTCCTTTATCTGTGGGTGGCCCTGCTGATTTTGGTGCCCACGGGCAATGCCATCACGGCGCTAACCTTTGCCCAATATCTGCTGAAACCTTTCTGGCCCTCCTGCGAAGCGCCCATCGGAGCGGTTCAGCTGCTGGCGGCTGCCATGATAT GTGTGCTGACGCTTATCAATTGCTACAACGTGAAGTGGGTTACACGTGTGACGGACATCTTTACGGGCACCAAGGTGCTGGCCCTCCTGGTGATCGTCGGCGCCGGAGTCTGGTGGTTGTTCAAAGGAAACACGGAGTACTGGGAGAAACCCTTCTCCGGAGGCTTTCACACGCCCGGCTACATAGCTTTGGCCTTTTATAGTGGCCTCTTTTCGTACTCCGGCTGGAACTATCTAAACTTCGTCACCGAGGAGCTGAAGGATCCCTACCAAAATCTTCCCAAGGCCATTTGCATCTCTATGCCGGTGGTCACGATCATCTACACAATCACGaacattgcatacttttcggtGCTCTCGCCGGACGAGATTCTATCGTCGGACGCAGTGGCGGTCACTTTTGGTGACAAGATGCTCGGCTGTTTGTCCTGGATTATGCCTTTCGCCGTGGCATGCGCTACTTTTGGCTCATTGAACGGAGCGATCTTCGCCTCCTCGCGACTGTTCTTCGTAGGTGCTAGGAATGGTCACCTGCCGGCAGCCATTTCGCTGATCAACGTCTATTGCCTGACGCCTGTGCCATCCCTAATATTCCTG GGCGTTCTCACCTTGCTACTGCTGTTCATCAATGACATCTATGTGCTGATCAACTACGTTAGCTATGTGGAGGCGCTGTTCACACTGATCTCGGTGTCCGGACTGCTGTGGATGCGTTACACCCAACCCAAAACGGAGCGACCCATCAAAGTCAGTTTAGTGCTGCCCATCATCTACCTGATCGTCTGCCTGTTCCTGGTCATCTCATCGTGCGCGCAGGAGCCCTTCGTGGTGGGAGTAGGGACGATCATCATCCTGTCTGGCGTCCCCGTCTACTATCTGACAATTCACAATCCGGTCAAGTGGCTGGCGGACACCTCGCAGACCATAAACCTGTGGTGCTCCAAGTTCTTCATCTGTATGCCCAACCAGGAGAAGTTTGACTAG
- the LOC108055778 gene encoding angio-associated migratory cell protein codes for MRDNTPPHRPDFDDGEDELQEIIELEEQPLDEDDDDLEEVTLEQLEARLAMAGGGDDDDEEEDEEELRDRERIANIRDEAAVTFKEHTAPVFACSLHPAYNWAVTGSEDDRAYVWDTSTAEVLYEIADHKDTVTETHFSHDGVYLATGDLSGELFAFKVSEQREERPILAKIWEYSMSDMSWLFWHRAAHILLAGSDSGEVFVWRIPSGDCKILPGQSSRCESGELSGDGKKLFTAYMNGSVKLWDLKSCQVLMEVNEQHPMGFGEITHAVVACERESPFYVCAEASGKMLFCTNNGPVSTIQSEHGIECLAFAPASADLKLFACGSLDGRISIWDYAKSSLRTICENPVPNDGVIRIKWLNENTILAATSQGNLNAFDARTGSLKFTLTGHFYHIYEFVYKAQENLLLTVSEDNTAKIFKVPALGD; via the exons ATGCGGGACAACACGCCGCCGCACCGGCCGGACTTCGACGATGGCGAGGACGAGCTGCAGGAGATAATTGAGCTGGAGGAGCAGCCGCTcgacgaggacgacgacgacctGGAGGAGGTGACTTTGGAGCAGCTGGAGGCGCGACTGGCGATGGCCGGTGGCGGAGACgatgacgacgaggaggaggatgaggaggagctGCGCGACCGGGAGCGGATAGCCAACATCAGGGACGAGGCGGCGGTCACGTTCAAGGAGCACACGGCTCCCGTCTTCGCCTGCAGCCTGCATCCCGCCTACAATTGGGCGGTGACGGGCAGCGAGGACGACCGCGCCTACGTTTGGGACACCAGCACGGCGGAGGTGCTCTACGAGATCGCCGACCACAAGGACACCGTCACGGAAACGCACTTCAGCCACGACGGCGTCTACTTGGCCACCGGCGACCTGTCCGGCGAACTGTTCGCCTTCAAGGTCAGCGAACAGCGCGAGGAGCGACCAATTCTGGCGAAGATTTGGGAGTACTCCATGAGCGACATGTCCTGGCTCTTCTGGCATAGGGCTGCGCACATCCTGCTGGCGGGCAGCGACAGCGGCGAGGTCTTTGTGTGGCGCATTCCCAGCGGAGATTGCAAGATCCTGCCGGGTCAGTCGTCGCGCTGCGAATCCGGAGAACTCAGTGGCGACGGCAAGAAGCTGTTCACCGCCTACATGAACGGATCCGTGAAGCTGTGGGATCTGAAGAGCTGCCAGGTGCTCATGGAGGTCAACGAACAGCATCCCATGGGCTTCGGCGAGATCACACACGCAGTGGTGGCCTGCGAGAGGGAGTCGCCCTTCTACGTTTGCGCTGAGGCGTCAG GCAAAATGCTGTTTTGCACCAACAACGGACCGGTTAGCACAATTCAGTCGGAACACGGCATTGAGTGCCTGGCCTTTGCTCCTGCTTCGGCGGATCTCAAGCTTTTTGCCTGCGGATCACTGGACGGCCGAATTTCCATCTGGGATTATGCCAAATCCTCGCTGCGAACGATATGCGAGAACCCTGTGCCTAACGATGGTGTCATAAG GATCAAATGGCTGAACGAAAACACAATACTGGCGGCCACTTCGCAGGGAAATCTAAATGCATTTGACGCTCGCACGGGATCGCTAAAATTCACGCTGACGGGACACTTTTATCACATCTACGAGTTTGTCTACAAGGCGCAGGAAAATCTACTGCTGACTGTTTCCGAAGACAATACGGCCAAGATATTTAAAGTGCCGGCGCTGGGCGATTag
- the LOC108055770 gene encoding putative leucine-rich repeat-containing protein DDB_G0290503: protein MKAIRCKSSSQVSSQVMIRFELVLLYLVLVTAQKQSDIAFQIFHGNIEKYELCVKLIRVCRNVWDKEPDYGDVKEPLPGENEVQDEDKAEYRKAHCVPKGLSAYGEQQFWEIAAKWQRYIDDRFLIQNLFMVIETTNKGRNIKMAFGKWQGWCNRTDVPNESTEPTETEEESTERNFNEREELKYCNENGTFGQFIFSEIDGTRKLDRNMNRISEILKQLEKLAIKNCCPYDSIRDRLEIINDGIDILQNLQGKESTEKPEYTDLNSDLSRLKTRLEDFNVKNVQGSGANYSTGKCCPNILIELNNYKNNFLDNLENINSQKPSLNFQPLLEKAKNLQDILLSQLKDIRQLESSLGNKNNKNTCCNDGKEKIKNIEKILTDVEVKDSLEELTKLIEPLKESLAKTNQTLSDAESLLNLENESIQKLNSLYGKECRHKDTLIKNLHLNMSNLEHKINNLSSINSVDWPKLKKSVEAADEMVKKSPSVLYNITIIRTTIKRTLGRTQTSEDLESKNSSSVRFCSNDSIRINTSLEKINKDRKDTIAYHELQDNIDKERIKELQDKQKDLEKYDPKPILKSVFIYRNTKPSSLQLEINQLERDLDNLTENGINKLDRQLQYTQLKFEIEKEKLDRKVEEQLKNINLFREEMKREQDLIDDRLAKLAATMKTPTEYDEKLRKVEAEALEYQKQIESYEKELLQRIDSLQQQLKDLDEAAENTEHRADICDAECDFGDLDSVDKLIGRVKAVKSKLAVEYKRTPSARKVKPRRQKPKKKAG, encoded by the exons ATGAAAGCAATCAGATGTAAATCAAGCAGCCAAGTTAGCAGTCAAGTCATG ATTCGctttgaacttgtgcttcttTACCTGGTTCTGGTGACAGCTCAGAAGCAAAGCGATATTGCCTTTCAAATTTTTCACGGAAATATCGAGAAGTACGAGCTTTGTGTGAAGCTAATAAGGGTTTGTCGCAACGTCTGGGACAAGGAGCCCGACTACGGCGATGTAAAGGAGCCATTACCCGGTGAAAACGAGGTACAAGATGAGGATAAAGCTGAATATAGAAAGGCGCATTGCGTGCCAAAGGGACTTTCGGCGTATGGCGAACAACAGTTTTGGGAAATTGCCGCCAAATGGCAGAGGTATATTGACGACAGGTTCCTAATCCAAAACCTTTTCATGGTGATCGAGACGACCAACAAGGGTCGGAATATCAAAATGGCATTCGGAAAATGGCAAGGTTGGTGCAATAGAACCGATGTTCCCAACGAATCAACAGAGCCAACTGAAACCGAGGAAGAAAGCACTGAAAGAAATTTCAATGAAAGGGAAGAACTGAAATACTGCAATGAAAATGGCACATTTggccaatttatttttagcgaGATTGACGGAACTCGGAAGTTAGATAGAAATATGAACAGAATTTCGGAAATTTTAAAACAGCTTGAAAAGCTAGCCATTAAAAATTGCTGTCCCTATGATTCAATCAGAGATCGCTTGGAGATCATAAACGATGGCATAGATATTCTCCAGAATCTGCAGGGCAAAGAATCTACTGAAAAGCCCGAGTACACTGATTTAAATTCAGATCTTTCCAGACTTAAAACTAGATTAGAGGACTTCAATGTGAAAAATGTTCAAGGAAGTGGTGCTAATTACTCTACGGGAAAATGTTGCcccaacattttaattgagctaaacaattataaaaataattttttagataATCTCGAAAATATAAACTCGCAGAAACCAAGCTTGAATTTTCAGCCACTTCTGGAAAAGGCGAAAAACTTGCAAGATATTCTTTTAAGTCAACTAAAGGATATTCGTCAACTAGAAAGTTCTcttggaaataaaaataataagaatactTGTTGTAACGACGGTAAAGAAAAGATTaagaatattgaaaaaatattaacagaCGTGGAGGTCAAAGATTCCCTGGAAGAATTAACAAAACTAATAGAACCCTTAAAAGAAAGTCTAGCAAAAACGAATCAAACACTCTCAGATGCTGAAAGTCTTCTAAACCTGGAAAACGAAAGCATACAGAAGCTGAATTCCTTATACGGAAAAGAATGTCGTCACAAGGACACGCTTATTAAGAATCTACATTTAAATATGTCCAACTTGGAAcataaaatcaataatttgAGCTCGATAAATTCCGTTGATTGGCCAAAACTTAAGAAATCTGTAGAGGCAGCCGACGAAATGGTCAAAAAAAGTCCGTCggtattatataatattacaaTTATTAGAACGACAATTAAAAGAACTCTTGGTAGAACCCAGACAAGCGAGGATTTGGAATCTAAAAATTCCAGTTCGGTAAGATTTTGCTCAAATGATTCTATAAGAATAAATACgagtttggaaaaaattaataaggaTAGAAAAGATACTATCGCCTATCATGAGTTACAAGATAATATTGACAAAGAGCGCATTAAAGAATTGCAAGATAAGCAAAAAGATCTTGAAAAATATGACCcaaaaccaattttaaaaagcGTTTTTATCTATCGCAACACTAAGCCAAGTTCTCTACAACTGGAAATCAACCAACTAGAAAGAGATTTAGATAACTTAACAGAAAATGGCATCAACAAATTGGACAGGCAACTGCAATACACCCaattaaaattcgaaattgaaAAGGAGAAACTAGATAGAAAAGTTgaagaacaattaaaaaatataaatcttttCAGGGAAGAGATGAAAAGGGAACAGGATCTAATTGACGATCGCCTGGCTAAATTAGCTGCAACGATGAAAACTCCAACGGAATACGACGAGAAACTGAGAAAAGTTGAGGCTGAAGCCCTGGAGtatcaaaaacaaatcgaGAGCTACGAGAAGGAACTTTTGCAACGCATCGATTCCTTGCAACAGCAATTAAAGGACCTGGACGAGGCGGCGGAAAATACTGAGCACAGGGCCGACATTTGCGATGCTGAATGCGACTTTGGGGATCTCGATTCCGTGGACAAACTGATTGGGAGGGTAAAGGCTGTCAAATCTAAACTGGCGGTCGAGTATAAACGCACTCCAAGTGCAAGGAAAGTCAAGCCAAGAAGGCAAAAGCCTAAAAAAAAAGCAGGCTAA